The Deltaproteobacteria bacterium HGW-Deltaproteobacteria-4 genome includes a window with the following:
- a CDS encoding L-2-hydroxyglutarate oxidase yields MAPTPFDLIVVGGGIVGTATALALTRTYPGLKLAILEKEDHLAAHQTGHNSGVIHSGLYYRPGSLKAQNCAAGREALYTFCAERKIAVERCGKIVVATRESELPALDELERRGIANGLAGLERLDAAGVKEHEPHVAGIAGLYVPQTGIVDYVEVTNAYAQVVRESGGVVRTGCRVNKVERQGQDFRLTTNQGDFACHTLINCAGLQSDRFARACGIDPGVQIIPFRGEYYLVTPQRQDLVRNLIYPVPDPAFPFLGVHFTRMIHGGVEAGPNAVLALRREGYGRFSFSLPDLFETLTYRGFYHLARRFWQVGAMEYHRSYSKSRFVRDLQKLLPELQKGDVARGGSGVRAQAVDAQGKLLDDFHIINSEGMVHVLNAPSPAATASLSIGSTIAQHAGKAVQR; encoded by the coding sequence ATGGCGCCAACACCCTTTGACCTCATCGTCGTCGGCGGCGGCATCGTCGGCACGGCGACAGCACTGGCGCTGACCCGCACCTACCCCGGTCTCAAACTCGCCATCCTCGAAAAGGAAGACCACCTCGCCGCCCACCAGACCGGCCACAACAGCGGCGTTATCCATTCCGGCCTTTATTACCGCCCCGGCTCCCTGAAGGCGCAGAATTGTGCCGCCGGCCGCGAAGCCCTTTATACCTTTTGTGCCGAACGGAAGATCGCGGTGGAGCGCTGCGGCAAGATCGTCGTCGCCACCCGCGAGTCGGAACTCCCCGCTCTTGACGAACTCGAACGCCGCGGCATTGCCAACGGCCTCGCCGGACTGGAGCGCCTCGATGCTGCCGGGGTGAAAGAACACGAGCCGCATGTCGCCGGCATCGCCGGCCTTTATGTCCCCCAGACCGGCATTGTCGATTATGTCGAAGTCACCAACGCTTATGCCCAGGTGGTGCGTGAAAGCGGCGGCGTGGTCCGTACCGGCTGCCGGGTCAACAAAGTCGAGCGTCAGGGGCAGGACTTTCGCCTCACCACCAATCAAGGAGACTTCGCCTGCCACACCCTGATCAACTGCGCCGGCCTGCAGAGCGACCGTTTCGCCCGCGCCTGCGGCATCGATCCGGGGGTGCAGATCATCCCCTTTCGCGGCGAATATTATCTGGTGACGCCGCAACGCCAGGATCTGGTGCGCAATCTCATCTATCCGGTCCCCGACCCCGCCTTTCCCTTTCTCGGCGTCCACTTTACCCGGATGATTCACGGCGGCGTCGAAGCCGGCCCGAATGCCGTCCTCGCCCTGCGTCGCGAAGGCTACGGCCGCTTCTCCTTCTCCCTCCCCGACCTCTTTGAGACCCTGACCTATCGCGGATTCTACCACCTTGCCCGGCGCTTCTGGCAAGTCGGCGCCATGGAGTACCACCGCTCCTACAGCAAGAGTCGCTTTGTCCGCGATCTGCAGAAGTTGCTCCCCGAGTTGCAAAAGGGCGATGTGGCGCGCGGCGGCTCCGGCGTTCGCGCCCAGGCGGTCGATGCCCAGGGCAAACTCCTCGACGACTTCCACATCATCAACAGCGAGGGGATGGTCCATGTCCTCAATGCCCCCTCGCCGGCGGCCACCGCCTCGCTGAGCATCGGCAGCACGATTGCGCAGCATGCCGGTAAAGCCGTACAGCGTTAA
- a CDS encoding B12-binding domain-containing radical SAM protein — MQYQELLPLINRPTRYLGGEAGSIIKEETARIETRIALAFPDVYEVGMSHLGLAILYHILNDLDWCAAERVYAPWPDLEILLREHHLPLVSLETERPLADFDAIGFTLQYELSYTNLLNMLDLAGIPRRSAARDERHPLIIVGGPCAYNPEPLADFFDCALIGDGEEAILDVAACLRQSKQKGWNRLRTLEELSRIEGIYVPAFYNVTYHPDGTIASLQPLPGQPPKVRRRFLKDLDRARFPTKPLVPLMQTVHDRVAVEIARGCTRGCRFCQAGYLYRPVRERSPQRIEAIVADSLAATGYEEISLLSLSTGDYGCIEPLLKNLMTQHSEDRIAVSLPSLRVGSLTPELMEEIKKVRKTGFTLAPEAGSERLRNVINKGISEEDLLAATSTAFTLGWRLIKLYFMTGLPTETDEDLGALVELAGKVKKSGKGSGGADVNVAVSTYVPKAHTPFQWEAQIDVAETRRRQSLLRSGLAAKKLRFKWHEPDLSFLEGVFARGDRRLGQVLERAVDLGCHFDGWREHFRFPLWEQAFNDCNIDATWYLRERRKDEILPWDHIDCGVTKSFLLLEWQRSRAEIYTPDCRGGACSACGICDHRELRMRLYRDGNGAEILPTADEPTVEERHRIRLCVRKAGKARFSSHLEFMTAMHRAVRRTKLPIRYSGGFHPLPRISFPDALPTGIESDAEIIDLELLAPHDPATLLTALNGALPQGIKILTAMEIPVKSPPPSVCIIATHYGVTVPAPLAAGLNERIAAFLAAETVTGQRDKGQKGVQSVELRRNTTDVAFDGTTLHLQLVKGSPMILAAHLLGISSEEMRLLGVRKLDVTLRDLTIPAE, encoded by the coding sequence ATGCAATACCAAGAACTTCTGCCCCTGATCAATCGTCCCACCCGCTATCTCGGCGGCGAGGCCGGCAGCATTATTAAAGAAGAGACCGCCCGCATCGAGACCCGGATTGCCTTGGCCTTTCCCGATGTCTACGAAGTCGGCATGAGCCATCTCGGCCTGGCGATCCTTTATCACATCCTCAATGACCTCGACTGGTGTGCCGCCGAGCGCGTCTATGCGCCGTGGCCCGACCTGGAAATTCTGCTGCGCGAGCACCATCTCCCCCTCGTCTCCCTCGAAACCGAGCGACCCCTCGCTGACTTCGACGCCATCGGCTTTACCCTGCAGTACGAACTCTCCTATACCAACCTGCTCAACATGCTCGACCTCGCCGGCATCCCGCGCCGTAGCGCCGCCCGCGACGAGCGCCATCCCCTGATCATCGTCGGCGGCCCCTGCGCCTACAACCCCGAGCCGCTCGCGGACTTTTTCGACTGTGCCCTGATCGGTGACGGCGAAGAAGCGATCCTCGATGTCGCGGCCTGTTTGCGGCAAAGCAAGCAGAAAGGGTGGAACCGCCTTCGCACCCTGGAAGAACTGAGCCGCATCGAGGGGATCTACGTCCCGGCCTTCTATAACGTCACCTATCACCCTGATGGCACCATCGCCAGCCTCCAGCCCCTCCCCGGCCAACCGCCAAAGGTGCGGCGCCGCTTCCTCAAGGACCTCGACCGCGCCCGTTTTCCAACCAAGCCGCTGGTGCCGTTGATGCAGACCGTCCATGACCGCGTTGCGGTCGAGATTGCCCGCGGCTGCACCCGCGGCTGCCGCTTCTGCCAGGCCGGCTACCTGTACCGCCCGGTGCGGGAGCGCTCGCCGCAGCGGATCGAAGCGATCGTTGCCGATTCCCTCGCCGCCACCGGCTACGAAGAGATCTCCCTCCTCTCCCTCTCCACCGGCGACTACGGCTGTATCGAGCCCCTGCTCAAAAATCTCATGACGCAGCATAGCGAAGACCGCATTGCCGTCTCGCTGCCGAGCCTGCGCGTCGGCTCGCTGACTCCGGAACTGATGGAAGAGATCAAGAAGGTCCGCAAGACCGGCTTTACCCTCGCCCCGGAAGCGGGAAGCGAACGGCTGCGTAATGTCATCAACAAAGGGATTAGCGAAGAAGATCTCCTCGCCGCTACCAGCACCGCCTTTACCCTCGGCTGGCGGCTGATCAAGCTTTATTTCATGACCGGCCTGCCGACCGAGACGGATGAAGATCTCGGCGCCCTGGTCGAACTGGCAGGGAAAGTAAAAAAGAGCGGAAAAGGGAGCGGCGGCGCCGATGTCAATGTCGCAGTTTCTACCTATGTGCCGAAAGCCCACACCCCCTTTCAGTGGGAAGCGCAGATCGATGTTGCCGAGACCCGGCGCCGCCAGAGCCTGCTCCGGAGCGGCCTAGCCGCCAAAAAGCTGCGCTTTAAATGGCACGAACCCGACCTCTCTTTTCTTGAGGGGGTCTTTGCCCGCGGCGACCGCCGGCTCGGCCAGGTCCTGGAGCGGGCCGTCGATCTCGGCTGTCATTTTGACGGCTGGCGCGAACACTTCCGCTTCCCCCTCTGGGAACAGGCCTTTAACGATTGCAACATCGATGCGACCTGGTATCTGCGCGAGCGGCGCAAAGACGAGATCCTCCCCTGGGACCATATCGATTGCGGCGTCACCAAGTCCTTCCTCCTGCTGGAGTGGCAACGCTCCCGCGCTGAAATTTACACGCCCGATTGTCGCGGCGGTGCCTGCTCTGCCTGCGGCATCTGTGACCATCGGGAATTGCGGATGCGCTTGTACCGCGACGGCAATGGCGCCGAGATCCTGCCGACAGCGGACGAACCGACGGTTGAAGAGCGCCACCGCATCCGTCTTTGCGTGCGCAAAGCCGGCAAAGCGCGCTTCTCCAGCCATCTCGAATTCATGACCGCCATGCACCGGGCAGTGCGGAGGACGAAACTGCCGATCCGCTACAGCGGCGGCTTCCATCCCTTGCCGCGCATCTCCTTCCCCGACGCCCTGCCGACCGGGATCGAAAGTGACGCCGAGATTATCGACCTCGAGCTCCTCGCGCCGCACGATCCGGCAACACTGCTGACGGCCCTCAACGGCGCCCTGCCGCAGGGGATCAAGATCCTGACGGCGATGGAGATTCCAGTGAAAAGTCCGCCACCGTCGGTCTGCATTATCGCGACCCACTATGGCGTCACTGTCCCCGCCCCCCTCGCGGCCGGCCTGAACGAGCGCATCGCCGCCTTTCTGGCTGCCGAGACCGTTACCGGCCAGCGCGACAAGGGACAAAAAGGGGTACAAAGTGTCGAACTGCGGCGCAATACCACCGACGTTGCCTTCGACGGGACCACCCTGCATCTGCAGCTGGTCAAGGGGAGTCCGATGATCCTCGCTGCCCACCTCCTCGGCATCAGCAGCGAAGAGATGCGTTTGCTGGGAGTCCGCAAACTCGACGTGACCCTGCGCGACCTGACGATCCCGGCTGAGTGA
- a CDS encoding peptidase U32: protein MNRPTPQRPELLAPTGSLEAFFAAMENGADAVYLGLKEFSARAKAKNITLAELERMLSWAHAHDRRIYVALNTLVKEEELPRLVETLADLDALRVDGIIIQDLAIWRLAREHFPNLELHASTQLTVHNIAGVKMLEQLGFTRAVLARELTLPEITTIRRATTIELEHFIHGALCFCFSGQCYFSSWLGGKSGNRGRCAQPCRRRYRYGQKEDGYYFSPNDLSAIDLLPELAQAGICSLKIEGRMKSAEYVANVVGAYRAVLDAKEKERPQVIAVAKEKLKLSFGRPPTKGFLTSSTPSDIVSPHTAGATGRFLGEVTTFRDGAITFKSRDRIHLGDRLRIQPKSDKAGLAFTIKELREGKNSVKLVVAGKVVTVPTPFPGPFRPGDSVYKVSSEQAFTLSEAACKRRLDGHGTRPAIVNLNVTMDDAQLHLTAEADGARLQRSYDITSYPAESQGLDANILRKVFAGSEGALNLGTLSAEALPAVVVPPSRLKEIRRDFYAELGRILAEFRRSQRRERLAAATAALLPAGPLPAPRKRAFDLVLGDGRDQHVLSDPSIARIIVPLTGSNVQGIAGGKRSGGREEKIIWDLPFILLDPVWPELRTLIRILVERGYKHFRLNNLGHFPLFKGIEGLTLITGTRLFSLNSQARLAWKELGVQDTTLYIEDDRENLAALQRRDVGIAASLVVYANIPLLTSRIGLRGLKADTPVTSDRDEGYRVQHRDGLMTLRPETDFSLLGRLSEVDRLGLDHLVVDLSHLGPFSPRGKRVMEALKRDEELPDTLPFNFEHGME, encoded by the coding sequence ATGAATCGACCGACCCCCCAACGTCCTGAACTCCTCGCCCCGACCGGCAGCCTGGAGGCCTTCTTTGCTGCCATGGAGAATGGCGCCGATGCCGTTTACCTCGGCCTCAAGGAGTTTTCCGCCCGCGCCAAGGCCAAGAATATCACCCTTGCTGAACTGGAACGGATGCTGAGCTGGGCGCACGCCCATGACCGCCGCATCTACGTCGCCCTCAACACCCTGGTCAAGGAGGAGGAACTCCCCCGACTGGTCGAGACCCTGGCTGATCTCGATGCCCTGCGCGTCGACGGCATCATCATCCAGGATCTGGCGATCTGGCGACTCGCCAGGGAACATTTTCCCAATCTCGAACTCCACGCCTCGACGCAGCTGACCGTACACAATATCGCCGGGGTGAAGATGCTGGAACAGCTCGGTTTTACCCGCGCCGTCCTCGCCCGCGAACTGACCCTGCCGGAGATCACCACCATCCGCCGCGCTACCACCATCGAACTCGAACACTTTATCCACGGCGCCCTCTGTTTCTGCTTCTCCGGTCAGTGTTACTTCTCGTCCTGGCTCGGCGGCAAGAGCGGCAACCGCGGCCGCTGCGCCCAGCCCTGCCGCCGGCGCTACCGCTACGGCCAGAAGGAAGACGGCTACTACTTCTCCCCCAACGATCTCTCCGCCATCGACCTCCTCCCTGAACTGGCGCAGGCGGGGATCTGCAGCCTGAAGATCGAAGGACGGATGAAGAGCGCCGAGTATGTCGCGAATGTGGTCGGCGCCTACCGCGCCGTCCTCGATGCCAAGGAGAAAGAACGCCCGCAGGTCATTGCCGTTGCCAAGGAGAAGCTCAAGCTCTCCTTCGGCCGGCCGCCAACCAAGGGCTTCCTCACCAGCAGCACGCCGAGCGATATCGTTTCGCCGCACACCGCCGGCGCGACCGGCCGTTTTCTCGGCGAGGTAACCACCTTCCGCGACGGTGCCATCACCTTCAAGAGCCGCGACCGCATCCATCTCGGCGACCGCCTGCGCATCCAGCCGAAGAGCGACAAGGCCGGACTCGCCTTTACGATCAAGGAATTGCGCGAAGGGAAGAACAGTGTCAAGCTTGTCGTTGCCGGCAAGGTCGTCACCGTCCCCACCCCCTTTCCCGGCCCTTTCCGGCCTGGCGACAGCGTCTACAAGGTTTCCTCGGAACAGGCCTTCACCCTCAGCGAAGCCGCCTGCAAACGGCGCCTCGACGGCCACGGCACGCGCCCGGCAATCGTCAACCTCAACGTGACCATGGATGATGCGCAGCTGCACCTGACCGCCGAAGCAGACGGGGCAAGGCTGCAGCGCAGCTACGACATCACCAGCTATCCTGCCGAGAGCCAGGGGCTCGACGCCAACATCCTGCGCAAGGTCTTTGCCGGCAGTGAAGGGGCGCTGAATCTCGGCACCCTCAGCGCCGAAGCATTACCGGCGGTGGTTGTCCCGCCGAGTCGTCTCAAGGAGATTCGTCGCGACTTTTATGCCGAATTGGGCCGGATTCTGGCCGAGTTCCGCCGCAGCCAACGCCGCGAGCGGCTGGCTGCCGCCACCGCCGCTCTCCTCCCGGCCGGTCCGCTGCCAGCCCCGCGCAAGCGCGCCTTCGATCTTGTCCTCGGCGACGGTCGCGATCAGCATGTCCTCAGTGATCCGTCGATCGCGCGGATCATCGTCCCCCTCACCGGCAGCAATGTCCAGGGGATCGCCGGCGGCAAGCGCAGTGGCGGACGCGAAGAGAAGATCATCTGGGATCTCCCCTTTATCCTCCTCGACCCGGTCTGGCCGGAGCTGCGGACGCTGATTCGCATCCTTGTCGAACGTGGCTACAAACACTTCCGGCTCAACAATCTCGGCCACTTCCCCCTCTTCAAGGGGATCGAGGGCCTGACACTGATCACCGGCACCCGCCTCTTCTCCCTCAACAGCCAGGCGCGCCTTGCCTGGAAGGAGCTGGGCGTTCAAGACACGACCCTTTATATCGAGGATGACCGCGAAAATCTGGCGGCGCTGCAACGCCGCGATGTCGGCATCGCCGCGAGCCTGGTCGTTTATGCCAATATCCCCCTCCTCACCTCGCGCATCGGCCTGAGGGGCCTCAAGGCCGATACGCCGGTGACCTCGGATCGCGACGAAGGCTACCGCGTCCAGCACCGCGACGGGCTGATGACCCTGCGGCCGGAGACCGATTTTTCCCTTCTCGGCCGCCTCAGCGAAGTCGATCGCCTCGGCCTCGATCATCTCGTCGTCGACCTGTCTCACCTCGGCCCCTTTTCGCCCCGCGGCAAACGGGTCATGGAGGCGCTGAAGCGCGACGAAGAGTTGCCGGACACCCTCCCCTTCAACTTTGAGCATGGCATGGAGTAG
- a CDS encoding Rne/Rng family ribonuclease (involved in the processing of the 5'end of 16S rRNA) translates to MAKELVINTTSHETRVALLESGHIAELYIERSRERGLVGNIYQGRVIRVLPGMQAAFVDIGLDKAAFLYVADVLDEMDAVAQFVEGGGPLDKEDENPEAKPLPPIEDLLQEGQELLVQIAKEPLGTKGARITAHISLPGRHLVYMPTVDHIGISRRIENEEEKERLRAIVESIRPAGSGFIVRTAAEGKSEYDLLADMEFLIGLWEGISQRKEGKKAPALIHSDLDVTSKVLRDILTEEIDRIVVDKQEEHDKITRFIDTFMPKLKYVIELHDTDEPIFDAFGLEVEIARAIGRKVWLKCGGYIIIEQTEALTAVDVNTGRFVGKHNLEDTILKTNLEALREVAFQLRLRNIGGLIIIDFIDMEKEAHREKVHSALEEVLKYDKARTNILKISELGLVEMTRKRVRESIGRLLCEPCPYCEGKGSIKSRTTMAYEMFRELQRSISSLPGDKITLLVHPDVAALLCDEERGGIEELEERFNKKIQITARPGFHQEQFEILAG, encoded by the coding sequence ATGGCCAAAGAACTGGTCATCAATACCACCTCCCATGAAACCCGGGTCGCCCTCCTCGAGAGCGGCCACATTGCCGAACTCTACATTGAGCGCAGTCGTGAACGGGGTCTGGTGGGGAATATCTATCAAGGGCGGGTCATTCGTGTCCTGCCGGGGATGCAGGCAGCCTTCGTCGATATCGGCCTCGACAAGGCGGCCTTCCTTTATGTGGCTGATGTCTTGGACGAAATGGACGCGGTCGCCCAGTTTGTCGAGGGGGGCGGTCCTCTCGACAAGGAGGACGAAAACCCCGAAGCCAAACCCCTGCCGCCGATCGAAGATCTGCTGCAGGAAGGGCAGGAACTGCTGGTCCAGATTGCCAAGGAACCCCTCGGCACCAAAGGAGCGCGAATTACTGCCCACATCTCCCTGCCGGGACGTCACCTCGTTTATATGCCGACGGTCGATCATATCGGCATCTCCCGCCGCATCGAGAATGAAGAGGAGAAAGAGCGACTCCGCGCCATCGTCGAATCGATCCGGCCGGCCGGCTCCGGCTTCATCGTTCGCACTGCTGCGGAAGGGAAGAGCGAATACGACCTCCTCGCCGACATGGAATTCCTTATCGGCCTGTGGGAAGGCATTTCGCAACGTAAAGAAGGGAAAAAAGCACCGGCGCTGATCCATTCCGACCTCGACGTCACCAGCAAGGTTCTGCGCGACATTCTCACCGAAGAGATCGACCGGATTGTTGTCGACAAGCAGGAAGAGCACGACAAGATCACCCGCTTTATCGATACCTTTATGCCGAAGCTGAAGTACGTCATCGAGCTGCACGACACCGACGAGCCGATCTTCGATGCCTTTGGTCTCGAAGTGGAGATCGCCCGGGCGATCGGCCGCAAGGTCTGGCTCAAGTGCGGCGGCTACATCATCATCGAACAGACCGAAGCCCTCACCGCTGTCGATGTCAATACCGGCCGGTTTGTCGGCAAACACAATCTTGAAGACACCATTCTTAAGACCAATCTCGAAGCGCTGCGCGAGGTGGCCTTTCAGCTCCGTCTGCGTAATATCGGCGGCTTGATCATCATCGACTTCATCGATATGGAGAAAGAAGCACACCGCGAAAAGGTCCACTCCGCTCTGGAGGAAGTCCTCAAGTATGATAAAGCCCGGACCAATATCCTCAAGATCTCCGAACTCGGCCTGGTCGAGATGACCCGAAAACGGGTCCGCGAAAGCATCGGTCGCCTCCTCTGTGAGCCCTGCCCTTACTGTGAAGGGAAGGGGTCGATAAAAAGCCGCACAACCATGGCCTACGAAATGTTCCGCGAGCTGCAGAGGAGCATCAGCTCCCTCCCCGGCGACAAAATAACCCTGCTGGTGCACCCCGATGTCGCCGCCCTCCTTTGCGATGAAGAGCGGGGGGGGATTGAAGAGTTGGAAGAACGCTTCAACAAGAAGATTCAGATCACCGCCCGACCCGGCTTTCATCAGGAACAGTTCGAAATTCTTGCCGGTTGA
- a CDS encoding RluA family pseudouridine synthase: protein MPVTRLDLFLTEQLPELTRSQLKRLIEQEQILVDNHPAKVGEKLKGGETISVTFPAVRATEVLAQEMALQVLYEDAHLIVINKPAGLVVHPAPGHSEGTLVNALLHHCHDLAGIGGELRPGIVHRLDKDTSGVMMATKDDQSHLRLAEQFQVHSITRRYVALVHGLLPRDIGRVDCPIGRHPLERKKMSGKCRNGRRAVTHWQVRERFPDDRLSLVELNLETGRTHQIRVHFAEMNFPLVGDPLYGKSSRIKELKDVELRTLLSSLGRQALHAKVLGFTHPISGNYMEFECPLPDDLQVILTYLHKKYRDDAA from the coding sequence CTGCCGGTGACGCGGCTGGATCTGTTCCTTACAGAACAGTTGCCGGAACTGACGCGCTCGCAGCTAAAACGCTTGATCGAGCAGGAGCAGATTCTCGTCGACAACCACCCCGCCAAAGTCGGAGAGAAGCTCAAGGGGGGGGAAACGATCAGTGTCACCTTCCCTGCCGTCCGCGCGACGGAAGTCCTAGCGCAGGAAATGGCGCTGCAGGTTCTTTACGAAGACGCGCACCTCATCGTCATCAACAAACCGGCCGGACTGGTGGTCCATCCGGCGCCGGGACACAGCGAGGGGACCCTGGTCAACGCCCTCCTCCATCACTGTCACGATCTCGCCGGCATCGGCGGCGAACTCCGGCCCGGCATCGTCCATCGCCTCGACAAAGACACCTCGGGAGTAATGATGGCGACCAAGGACGACCAGAGCCATCTGCGCCTCGCCGAACAGTTTCAGGTCCATTCCATCACCCGTCGTTATGTCGCTTTGGTACACGGTCTTTTACCCCGGGACATTGGCAGGGTCGATTGTCCCATCGGTCGTCACCCCCTGGAACGCAAAAAGATGAGCGGCAAGTGTCGCAACGGCCGGCGCGCTGTCACCCACTGGCAGGTTCGCGAGCGCTTCCCTGATGACCGTTTGAGCCTGGTCGAATTAAATCTCGAAACCGGGCGGACGCATCAGATCCGCGTTCACTTTGCCGAGATGAACTTTCCCTTGGTCGGCGATCCCCTTTACGGCAAGAGCAGCCGGATCAAAGAGTTGAAGGATGTGGAGTTGCGTACCCTGTTGTCATCCCTCGGCCGCCAGGCTCTGCACGCAAAGGTTCTCGGATTCACCCATCCGATCAGCGGCAATTACATGGAATTTGAGTGTCCGTTGCCGGATGATCTCCAAGTTATTTTGACTTATCTGCACAAGAAATATCGGGACGACGCAGCTTAA
- a CDS encoding amidophosphoribosyltransferase: MIGSGFYSEVKNCFDLFFPPLCLLCHAPRGESPDPSLCSCCLDGFLPVTSPCCPRCALPFATIGGGDHVCGECLLQPPDFSWTVAAGLYEEALRHAIHRFKFDGRIALDRPLAGLLETIWQRTAPAWIPDLIVPVPLHPHRLSQRTYNQSLLIARELGRRRQLPVDSRLLIRILPTVAQAGLTARERHNNLRGAFALTRPLAGEKVLLIDDVMTTGTTARICATVLHSGGAGEVALAVLARARRNSMLGLETTLRSEGKEIG; encoded by the coding sequence ATGATCGGGTCCGGGTTTTACTCCGAAGTGAAGAACTGCTTTGATCTCTTCTTTCCCCCCCTTTGTCTCCTTTGTCATGCCCCCCGCGGGGAGTCACCCGATCCCTCCCTCTGTTCGTGTTGTCTTGACGGCTTTCTCCCCGTCACCTCCCCATGTTGTCCTCGCTGCGCTCTCCCCTTTGCCACCATCGGTGGCGGCGATCATGTTTGCGGGGAATGCCTCCTGCAACCGCCGGATTTTTCCTGGACCGTCGCTGCCGGCCTTTATGAAGAGGCGCTGCGCCACGCCATTCATCGCTTCAAGTTTGATGGCCGCATTGCTCTCGATCGCCCCCTTGCCGGTCTTCTGGAAACGATCTGGCAGCGCACTGCCCCTGCCTGGATTCCCGACCTCATCGTTCCGGTCCCCCTGCATCCCCACCGCCTCAGTCAACGCACCTATAATCAATCCCTGCTGATTGCCCGTGAACTTGGGCGCCGCCGGCAGCTCCCTGTCGATTCCCGTCTCCTGATCCGGATCCTGCCGACGGTGGCGCAGGCCGGGTTGACGGCGCGGGAGCGGCACAATAATCTCCGCGGGGCCTTTGCGTTAACCCGACCCCTGGCGGGGGAGAAAGTACTGCTGATTGACGATGTCATGACGACCGGGACGACGGCACGGATCTGTGCAACGGTGCTGCACAGCGGTGGCGCGGGGGAGGTGGCGTTGGCGGTTTTGGCGCGGGCGCGGCGAAATTCAATGCTGGGGCTGGAGACGACGCTTCGCAGTGAGGGGAAGGAAATCGGCTGA
- a CDS encoding peptidoglycan editing factor PgeF, which translates to MKITRQGKISYLQPAWADSKKIQAGFTTRNGGVSRAPYNSLNLGLNTEDHRANVEGNRSTVVRAFDLQPHMLLTVQQSHGNNILVINEPNHDLSHFQSVECDAIVTNQPGIMLGILVADCYPILLFDPVRRVAAVVHVGWRGAANGILPKTIACLVNDFSVNPADLKAAIGPGIGAHRYEVDRPVRDAFRSGTDNWSQIAKETELGKWHLDLRRSCELQLAAAGLTPGQIDAVEEDTCCHRELFFSYRRDNGQTGRQMGFVLIPEE; encoded by the coding sequence ATGAAGATTACCCGGCAGGGGAAGATCAGCTATTTGCAGCCGGCATGGGCTGACAGCAAAAAGATTCAAGCCGGCTTCACCACCCGCAACGGCGGAGTGAGCCGGGCGCCTTACAACTCCCTGAATCTCGGCCTTAACACCGAAGACCATCGCGCCAATGTTGAAGGGAATCGTTCGACTGTCGTGCGCGCCTTTGATCTCCAGCCACACATGCTTTTGACCGTGCAACAGAGCCACGGCAACAATATTCTGGTGATTAACGAACCGAATCATGATCTGTCCCACTTTCAGAGCGTCGAATGTGATGCGATCGTCACCAACCAGCCCGGCATTATGCTCGGAATTCTTGTCGCTGATTGCTATCCAATCCTCCTCTTTGATCCTGTCCGGCGTGTTGCCGCCGTCGTTCATGTCGGCTGGCGAGGCGCCGCCAATGGTATCCTCCCCAAGACCATCGCCTGCCTGGTCAATGACTTCAGCGTCAACCCCGCCGATCTCAAAGCCGCTATCGGACCCGGTATCGGCGCGCATCGCTACGAGGTTGATCGGCCGGTCCGCGACGCCTTTCGCAGCGGCACCGACAACTGGAGCCAGATCGCCAAAGAGACCGAGCTCGGCAAGTGGCACCTCGATCTCCGGCGCTCCTGCGAACTCCAGCTCGCCGCCGCCGGGCTGACGCCAGGACAGATCGATGCCGTCGAAGAGGACACCTGCTGTCACCGCGAACTCTTCTTTTCCTATCGACGCGACAATGGCCAGACCGGAAGACAGATGGGTTTTGTCCTGATTCCTGAGGAGTAA